One Arachis hypogaea cultivar Tifrunner chromosome 18, arahy.Tifrunner.gnm2.J5K5, whole genome shotgun sequence genomic window, cacaaataagttccaaaagctcccaaagccacaataatcaaactatatacatataaatcaccacaaatcaacctagggttcaacaTAAGCATAATCTCACAAGGGTTTAAGAGCTTTTACCTTTCCCAACAGATTTGATAACACAAATCCAAAGCTAAGCACGGATTAGAGCAAATCTAaacatccaaaattacaaaaaccCATTTAACCCAAAACTCTAATAAAACCcgaaattttgaagagagaaACTGGGAAGATTTCGTGATTACCTTGAGGGTTTCTTGGGTGGATTTTGTAGAGTTCTTCACAAGaaacgcgtagccgcaaacggtgcggcgatcggagctccgtagctcaagatatgagcttgggaagtTTGAAGTGAATAGTAACAATGATGAAAAGCTCTCACCTCTCTCCTCACTTCAGCTGCTGTTGTCTTTAGGTTATGAGGGTGAAAGTGGCTGAAATGGGTTCATTTaagtgtatttatatgttgggcttgggcccaacttgggcccggtccaatccgttagcatttttagcctgTTTGGCCTAACTTCGGGCCAAATCTTTGAAATTAAAGCcaggttttccatttctaatgtttttctaaggtttttttttacggttttcacttttctcgtgcggtaccaggcagacttgaaccggttcaactgtcggttcgcaatttttcacggttttttgtagaaagcacattttctgactcagaaagactcACTGAGTctaaaaatcacctttaaatccccaaattctctctctaactttttggaatctaatttgggaaattaatcacttaattaaccggttgattagttgcggttcttacatgtggcgtgaaggtgtcaagtgaaaagcttgagactgagcggttaaagttgaggtccaaagaaaaaagagtgtgcttaagaactctggacacctctaattggggaatttagcaaagctgagtcacaatctgaaaagcttCACCCTTTTATGTGTCTGTGGAATTtatatatgtatccggtggtaataccggaaaacaaagtgcttagggccacggccaagactcataaagtagctgtgttcaagaatcaacatactgaactaggagaatcaataacactatctgaatgagtaaagtatcgtttttgtccccaacgtttggggtaagtcccaaagttgtccctaacatttcaatcgtcctatttaagtccttaacgtttcaaaattaactcaatgttgtcctgccgttagggatccgttaacagaattgacggcgggacaaaattgagatgattttgaaacgttagggacttaaataggacgaaaacgttagggacaaaaacgataaataaaaataaattttaatttaattttatctttcaataatattaattttttactgtatatagtattcaattattttttaattacacttaatcacattactttcattttaaataaatttatttttttataattttaaagaattttgatatattaaagacaaaaggtatcatttatattttattgtatatatattatttttttctataagtTTATATACTAATCCTTTTACAAAcattcatgataactaaaaatttttaagagtaaaatataaaaaaaaaataatttatttaaaatgaaagtaatatgattaagtgtaatttacttagatgtgattaaaaaataattgaatactatgtatagtaaaaaattgatattattgaaagataaaattaaaatttatctctatgtatcatttttgtccccaacgttttcgtcttaTTTAAATCCCTAaggtttcaaaatcgtctcaatttcgTCCCACCGTCAAttttgttaacggatccctaacgacaggacaacattgagtcagttttgaaacgttagggacttaaataagacgattgaaacgttagggacaactttgtgacttaccccaaacattggagacaaaaacgatactttactcctatctgaattttgagttcctatagatgtcaatcattctgaacttcaatggattaagtgagatgccaaaactgtttagaggcaaaaagctactagtcccgctcatttaattgtagctaagcttcattgatattttggaatttatagtatattctcttttttttatcctatttgattttcagttgtttggggacaagcaacaatttaagtttggtgttgtgatgagcggataatttatacgctttttggcattgtttttacatagtttttagtatatttttattagtttttaaataaaaatcacatttctggactttactatgagtttgtgtatttttctgtgatttcaggtattttctggctgaaattgagggacctgagcaaaaatttgattcagaggctgaaaaaggactgcagatgctgttggattctgacctccctacactcaaagtggattttctggagctacagaagtccaaatggcgcgctctcaattgcgttggaaagtagacatccagggatttccagcaatatataatagtttatactttgcccgagtttagatgacgcaaactggcgttcaacgccagttctctgccctattctggcgttaaacgccagaaacaggttacaagttggagttaaacgcccaaaacatgttacaacctggcatttaactccagaaacagcctaggcacgtgtaaagctcaagtctcagcctcagcaaacaccaagtgggccctggaagtggatttctgcactatctatcatagtttactcattttctgtaaacctaggttactagtttagtatttaaacaacttttggagatttattttggaccttatgacattttcacgttttacattgtatctctacgacatgagtctctaaactccatagttggggggtgaggagctctgctgtgtctcgatgaattaatgtaattacttctgttttctattcaatcacgcttgtttctgttctaagatactcgcttgtacttaactatgatgaatgtgatgatccgtgacactcatcatcattctcaacctatgaacgcgtggctgacaaccacttctgttctaccttaaattgagtgtgtatctcttagcctctcggttcatgatcagagtcttcgtggtataggctaggactaTTGGCGACCATTCcagagatccggaaagtctaaaccttgtctgtggtattccgagtaggatctgggatgggatgactgtgacgagcttcaaactcacgagtgctgggcgtagtgacagacgcaaaaggatcaatggatcctattccaacatgagtgagaaccgatagatgattagccgtgcggtgacagcgcatttggaccatttttactgagaggatggatggtagccattgacaacggtgatccaccaacatacagcttgccatggaaggagacttgcgtgcgagaagaagaagacagtagaaaagtagagattcagaagacagagcatctccaaaacctcaatctgttctccattactgcataacaagtactatttaatttatgctttttactcttcataaatataatcactcttatcattgatttcctgactaagaattacaaaataatcatagcttgcttcaagccgataatctccgtgggatcgactcttactcacgtaaggtattacttggacgacccagtgcacttgctggttagtggtacgagttgtgaaaagtgtgatttacaattcgtgcaccagtggacTGATAATTTTGGCATCACGGTGACCGATCTAGTTCATGTTCTAAATTGTGTATAATTATTAGAGAAAAATGCTAtatatatctaaatatatatattattcaaattgCTTCGTGCTTTTTAAAATTACTAGGTATATGACAATGATAGGATGAGGCTAGCGATTGACTTAGTGAGTAAGGAATTCAATATGAAGAAGTCAGAAATTATGGATAAAGCACATGCATATATGAAAGATATGCTAAAAAAACAGTCACGATTACAAAAAAATTGAagaattattttttgaaattcagcGCATTTTATATTTGCTGAGACACTGCACGTCATATTTTGTTAGCCATTTTTTTAGTTTAGGTCATTCTTTTATTAGTATCCTATCCTCGAAATACATCTTTAATAAACTTGGTGGAGTTAGTTTATACGATATTTAGTTATATATTAGAAATTACTGTTGAGTCATTTTAAGAGACATATAAAAAATTTACTTAACTCACATAATATAACATTCACCATAATAATATAATCTATCATGAACAAAGAATGACACACAATCCTTACACAACACATTATAACTAAAAATTATACGCATGATTTTACAAAATTAGATGATAATTAATTACACATAAATTAAGAGTTTGATTAGCATATTTTgacaaagaaataattttttttctcatttcatcCATTTATTAAGCATAGTTCcaacataattatttatataataaactaaaaaaagGCTTAATTCTGGATATTTTGTTGTAAAATTAAATGACAGGTTTGAAGAAAATAGGGAGGAAATTTTGACAGTAGTGCAGTGTGATTTGTGATAACTAGTTATTATTTGGTGAAAAAGAGATGGAATAGAACAAACAGAAATTCCAAAggaaagagaacacaaaaccgtTGTGCAAAAACTCGGGTAAAAAATCGACTAAATCGATGGTTAACTGAACAATCGGTCAAACCGGTCGGGTTTTTTAAGGCCCAGTTCGCTAAAGCATAAACAACGGCGTCGTTTTGTTCGAAAACAAAGGGCACCGTCCCCCTCTCCCTTCTTTCTCTCacaaacccaaccctaaaccctatTAGAGCAGAGCAACATCCCGCTTTTCCATCGCCGAGCTACTCTCCGTCAGCCAGAGGCTGCCGTCGCAGCCGGACTAGCCTCAACCGAGCATCCCACTTCTCCCATTAGCGTCACTCACGTGCACAGAACCCACGAGCACGTTCGTTTTTTGCCGGCGCTCTTCGATTTCCCGTCGCGATCCTTTTCTTGTCGTCGACTGCTCGGTGAGTTCTTCGATGATAATTCCTTTTCTTGTCATCGCGATCCTTCTCTACCCTCTCTGCCGCAGTGAGTTCTTCAgcttttcaattaattttattttattttgttaacttTTGCTCATGTAATTATTATAGGGTTTGCTTGCTTCAACAATTGTGTAATCAAATCTCAATTAAGAACCATTTCTAATCTGAAGGTGTGCGCCTATTGAACTTTCAAATGTAAATTGGGGATCAtggtcaaatttaaaattttttcgttCCTGTTTCTGCAATCATGCATGTCGTGGCCCTTCTTCATAAACACTACAAGAATCTAATTACTTCaagaaatttcaaatttaaattgggGATCATGGCCAaattttttcttgttaatttttacatattctgagttaatttttgTATGATTGTTGTATATATTCTGCCTTCTGAGTTAATTTTTACATTGTTTAATTCTAGGAACCAATTTTAATtgcttaaatttattatttactttaatttatttctttttttttttgttttaattgtttGTTGTTTGATTGTAATCGATGTGATTTAGTGTTTCGGTGTTCATCAGTAATGTTTTAGCtggattgaatttaaaaaaaaaaaagaaaaagaaaaataattaaggtCCTTCATTATCTTTTTTGTTCCTTTGTTATGTTTGGTTCTTCCTCTAGGATATATGGTTTGGCAAGATAttctttttaacttatttttttaaaaaacaaataatctATTCTGCCCTCTTGATTTGTGCTTTATGCATTTTGTCTTCGTTTAGGATTCAATTCCAAATCTAAATGCATATAGTATCAGATTACATTAATTTTTTGTGATAGTGTGATATTATTGGTATTTTAATTTCTGTTGTCCTCTATTAGCAAAAccaaaatttgttttcaattttaatataattctTCCTATGGAGGCAATATGTCATAACTTTATGGTTAGTTGGTTGTTCTATTTTAATCTATGCAAAACCAATAATCATAGACCTATAAATATAACTAAACTCatctttctgtttttttatttgttttgttttgagtTATTAACCCTTCATTCAGTTGATATTTTGTGGTCACAAAATTATGATGATCATTTTTCTTGGAAGCTTTATATGTCATCGAGAATGTGATATGTAGGTCTTCAGcattttgtttcttttctcttttgaaatTTAGCTGAAATGCAGATTATTGCTGTGCTTGATTTCCCACTGCACTACAATCCAACTAATGCCATCACTCTTTAACTCCTGTATAATTTACATGTCCACTATGTATTCTATGCACATGATGTTTCCAGTTATCCATGCAATTCAATTTGTGACAATCAAATATAGTGGCTACCCCAACTGAATATCATTGGCCCACTTTTTCGGTGTCTATGATGGACATGGAGGCTTTCAGGTATTAGTTAAAAATcactaacaaaataaaattatacaactTTTATTGAAGTCTGACGCTAActggattttattttgttattctttTTGGTTGGTAGCTTGCCAATTACTGCCGAAAACGCCTGCATTCAGCTTTGATTGAGGAGATAGAAGCTGCACAACCAAGTTTGGCAGAAATAGAACTGGGAGATTCTTTATAAGACCATTGGAAGAAAGCATTTGTAGGTTGTTTTCAGAAAGTAGATGATGAAGTTGGAGGAATTCAAGTTGGTAATGGCAGAAATAACAGTGGTGGACTAGAGTCTACAATCGAACCAATTGCTCCTGAGACTGCTGGCTCCACTGCAGTGGTTGCCATATTGAGTCAATCACACATAATAGTCACAAATTGTTGGAATTCAAGAGCCGTCGTGTATCGCGGAAAACAAGGCATTCCATTGTCTGCTGACCACAAAGTAAGGCACTTCTTTCTATTTTCACAATGTTTTTCATGAGTTAAAAATTGGAGCCATCTGATAGAGGAGACTTTACTTCATGTTTGCAGCCAAATAGGGAGGATGAGTGGGCAAGGATAGAAGCTGCAGTAGGAAGGGTCATACATTGGCAAGGGTACCGAGTTCTTGGCGTTTTGGCAATGTCAAAATCCATAGGTATGTATCTGCCTTTGGCATCTCTGCAGCATATTTATGTCAATGTAGTTGGATTTGAAGTGATGCTAGTTACTGTAAACTTTTTCTTGATAAGGGTTATGGTTTCTAGTAAAATGAATAAAATGGTACAGCCTTTGTATAGGACACTACGAAAAAGTATTTCTTTTTTGCTAAAAAAATATAGCATTTTAGTTCCTTGCAATTAGTTTAATCATCTTAGTTCTTCTCCAATAGGTGATAGGTACTTGAAACCATGTATTATTCCAGAACCGAAAGTGAAGTTTGTGCAACGGGAGAAACATGACGAGTGCCTTATTCTAGCTAGTGATGGTTTATGGGATGTGATGACAAATGAAGAAGCCTGTGAAGTTGCACGGAAGAGGATCCTTCTTTGGCACAATGAAAATGATGTGTGTATCTTCAAGGTGGAAAAGCACAATGAACCAGTGTGTTATGTAGCACTTATCAATGCAAATTTTTAGtgtaaattctatttttttttcctacCAAGTACCAAGTATAGAAATAGTACATTCTTTAAGGGATGAACGACACATTGGTGAGTTTTTGTTTTACAACACCCAGACCTGTAAGATTTTTTGGTGACACATGTTCAGATAGTTCTGTTAAGATTTAGACTAAGTATCTTCATGAATGCAAATTTAGTTCAAGTCTTCAAGATAGGAGCATTCGTATATTATTATGTTGAAGCATTCTTTTTTTAATTCAGTTTTTAtgaaaagtaataataaattattgtatcATTAAGTCCAAATTGTTTATTTCCGTGCATCGTACGGGCTCATTCACTAGTACATATACTGATATACAGGATAACAATTAACAAGCATAGGGCCATTATGATTATCTTATCCCACCATCATCGAGGAAAAGGTATGGAAGGGATTTAAGTTGTTTAGGGGATTTAACCTTTTTCCCACATGCTGAATGACAGGTTTGGAGGAGTTTGATTGAAGCCTTCGAAGCACCAAATATTGGAAACATGGACAGGCAAAGCATTTTAGAAGTAGCTTTtgtcctttttctttcttccccCCAACCCCCCGCTCCCCAACAAAATTGGTCATAGCAACTAGCAAATTTATTTCCATGTTTGTAACGGAAATCAAGCAAAATTTGCAGTTTTTTTCATAGAAGTTTCAAGTAAATTCAACATTGTGTATCCTATCAAGATCTGAACACTAACCCTAAGCTCTTCAGGTGTTTGAATACGAATATTTATAAATCACTTATCAAAAGGAAATTTTAAATAGTGATTATTTCAATAAAGTCATCTTTATATGAAAATGATATTGCGAACTattaaatgatttgacatatttgACTAAATCATCTAATGGTTTACAACATCATCTCTTCGTGGAAGTAGCTACCTTTTAAAAAAGtgtatctaaaatatataattagatccagcataaaatatatattatataattagtcTCCCTATACTCATATAAGAGATCGCGGATTTGAGTCtacctatctttggtaaaaaaaacataaatttgaAAGCTGAAAGTGTCAAAACCAGGCAAATTGTTGTTCAGCTGCATTCAGTTTTGGTCATTACTCATTTCAGTTAATCTCATTTGAGTCATTTCATTTACTCACAAGAATGAAATATTAAATACAACAAAGTGCTAGTATCCAAGTAAATAGCAGGTAAGGGTGAGTAATTTTGCATCaacaattgataattaattatctTTGACTTTTTTGCTCACAATAAAATCTCAGAGGGGCTTCAACAGCCTAGATAAAAAGATTACAATCTACATCAGAACTTTCAATTAGGAAAAAAGTGATCATTTGATAATACAACCTATATAGGAAGGCCTACAATATTGAGATGAGCAGTATGAATATGGCCTTCATGTTGAGTCGAATTTGGAGCGGCGCTCTTCACATGATTCTGCATTTAGTTCAGTAAGAATAAGTCAGTAAACAATATCTGGTGTGAAGCTTAcaagaacaaaattcataaaCGTTCCAGACATATGCATTTGAGTAGATTTCTATACAAACTTTAAAATATAGGTGACCGAAACTCACGCTCAGTTGGTCGCAGCATAATAGGGACATGTGAAGGTTTCTTTTTTATTCCTCGAGTAGGTTGATCTGGAAAAGGATCAGTTATCAACATTAGACCATTGTAAACACAAGGAGTGCAACACTAACTCGGGAATGCATTTTGCTGTACCTTCTAATAAAGGCACACAATTACGAAGTGCCTCATGAAAGATAGCAGCTTCAAGCTGGTAAGTTTGGCATTCGTTCACCAAATGTACACGCAGTGCTTCTCCAGAATCTATATACAAGATAAATTAATAAAGTGATAGTATCGAATTTCTCTAAATAAAATGCACACAGCTAGGCAAGCGAAGAAGAAAAATTGGAAAGACGATGCATCTCCAATATGCTAACTGGTACTGGATTTCTAGGAAGAATCCAGTGAAACAACAAGTCACCATGTTCTGTAATCTAGGAAAAAATTAGATTTACCTCATGAGCATATAAACTTAATATCTTCAAATTCACACGACTGAAGAACCAATGGAATATCCGAAGCCATGGTGTACTGTTTCCTTGGGATACTAGTAGTGTCCAGTAGCATATCAATTACCTACAAATATTTAAGCAGTGAAATGTTTAGCTCAAAGTACTAAAAAGGATGAACATTCCTAGGATCTAAAATTGGCTTCGGCAAGTAAAATTGGAAAATGTCATATAATACACTTGCGGTCATCAGTCGTCAGACAGGAATGACTTTACCGGACAATCTTAAAGGACGAACAAGGCAGCagcaaaacaaaattttaaagtgATTTAGTTGAGAGTTTTAGGCACCCACATTTGGAGATTCCAGGCCTTTGCCAATCATGAATAGAACAGCAACCATGCAGCGAACGTGGTGCCATAGGAAAGCACTACCTCTTATTTTAATCACCCAAAGTTCAATACCACCATACCTGCAGATAAACATGAAAATGATACACAAGCTTCAAGCCCAAAAATACTGAATTCTGAAATGAAACAGATTTAGGGCTTCTCTCCTCATATTACATAGGGTTTAATAATTGCCAACAAAAAAAGTCTCAGCTTGATTATAACGTGACTTCTATTTAGAATTTTGAAAGgttccatttaaaaaaaaaactataaactcTGATTCTTGCTTAATGTGCACTATGTACAACATAATATGAAGTTAGTTTGTCCTTAGAATGAGCAGCTAAGCATCTATCTACCTTATATGCCCTGTTTTGAACATTATATAACATGGACATGATAGTATAAGGCTTGATAATGCAAAATTTGATTAGTAATACAATGTATAAGCTTTAATACTAAATGTTTGATGCACTACTTATGCAGTTGCGTAAAACGTAATCTACAAGCGCATCACACCATAGATGCCACCAAGGGGCTACTTTACAGAACAAACCCAAtgaaatataaatacaataaacCTAATGTAcataggaaaaagaaagtaaatatCTAACCCCTCCAGCTCCAGCTGCCATTGCAGGAGCAACAAGAATATTAGCTTTCCATAGAACTTGAATTGCCTCCGGGGTACAAGGCATGTTTCAACCTAGGATTTACCAACAAGTGGCTTCCATAAGTATACAACAAGTGGCTCCAtgagtatatattattaataatattacatTACATATGAGAATGAGAAAAAGAGGGTAAAGAcccaaaaatatattataaaaacaaCTACCTTCTACTAGTATACGACAACTTGAATTAACAAAATTCATGGCATCGGATGGATTAATTTAATTCTGTGAAGCACGTGCAAATGCAAGATCACACCTTTCATTTCAGGGTTTTGCTTCATCATAGTATTTGGACCGAGCATATATTTTTGAATAGTCTCTATAAACAAAATCCATAAAAATATGTACAGTTTTACAAAAACGAAGCAAAAATGAATGAATGATAGAATTGATACAAACCTCAAACTTCTCTGTTGAGCTTTGATGTATCTCAGAAATTGTATTTTCATGTAGTCAAATCCATCTTCATCAACCAAATATCCTTTAGAATCTGAAAAATGCTTTTGATAAGAAATATTCATATTTCTTGACAATAATGAAATGGAGTTAACTAAGAATTCTTAATTATGATTGGTATTAAGATGAAATCTAGCAAGAAATAGTGAGGTGAATGGTTGTGTTCTTATTAGAATGAAAGAATTCATGCAGTCTCACAGCCAGTGCAGTAGCCTCTTAACATCATAACACAGCAAATCACCTGATACGGAAACGGGAAGAGCACCATAAGCAATTAGCTTCTCCAAAACATGCATTGCAATCTTTCCAGAACCACTCACCACGCATCTGCAGGAATAACAAATTAGATAAGTATTCTAGAATCAAGAAAGCATTAAATCAGTTTAAGAAAAATCGAACCTTAATCCTTTGAGTTCTTTATTCATCTCAGAAAGCATGAGCTGCCAAAGAAAACCTGCAGTTGAATCACAAAGTTGTCTGAAACAATAGTTTCAgagaaaacaattttaaattttttatcataattagGAGTAATGGATGAGCATGTTATGAccccccttctttttttttccttgaaATAATAAGCTGGCAGTTCTATATATAAgcaataaaaatatttcaaatctTATTAAGAAGAAGCATATGCAGAAATTTGATATGAACTGCCACAAAAGGAACAAACATAACAAAAGCCTAAAATCAGAAACAACAAGGCTGCAGGAGAGCCGTGATAACAACAACTACTATAGCGACGGTGCTTGAACGACGTCGTCAAGGGCTGAGAAAAAGCAGAAACAGAGATCGAGTGAGAAGGAAGGATACCTGAGGACGGCGGCGCTGCTTGTGACGACAGCAGCGGCGATGCTTTGGAGGTCGGCGACGGCACAACAGACGGAGAGAACGGGACACCCAACGAGGCGGTTATGCTCGGGTGGCGCGACGGCGGCGACGGAATGGGAGAGGAGCTACAGAGAATTAGGATTCAATTTGCGAAAGAAGCAAATATtcagtttttaatattttagtaaattatataattacccattttagattataatttaattacaaaatagtTTAATCATAGTTAACATAACAACTAATTAAAAAGTAACATATCAGAAGgtaatgtatatattattatcaaggttctgaaaatcggaccggaccggccggttcgaccggtttaacCGCGAACCGGCACTATAAACGGTCCGGTCCTTATCTGAAAACCGTGGAAAGAAGAACCGCCCAAGAACCGGCGAACCGGTCAAAAACCGGCTAGTTGAACCGAACCGGTGACCGGCCGGTTACAATAAACGACGCCGTTTtacgttttaaaaaaataaaaaaaatatacccgACCCGACCCGCCCGTGGAGCACCCCACCCCCTTTCTTCCCCCGAGCCCCGACCCCAttcattcatcaatcatcatctgAATCATCTCCAATGGAGAAGGAGAACCCTAGCCGCGCTGCCTGAACCATAGCCCCCTGTCGCCATCCTTCGCCCCCGTGGTGTCACCATCCTCAGCTCCAGCAACCCTCCAATCTCCATCGTCGCCTGGTTCCTGCCCAGTAGCTCTCAATCTCCATCGTCTTCGTCTTCTCAAGTCTCAACACCAGCATGCAGTAGCCTCTCATCGGTGGTCCTCAACAATCAACACCGGTAGCCCTCCATCGACCCCAGGTGAGTGACTCGTCCTCTGCTCGTTTCTCTTTGTCCTTCGCCTCTGCTCATGTTCTTCCATCGATGTGAACTGTTCAATTTCTGTGAACTTAGACCTCGGCTTAATTTTCTGTGAACTGAACTGAACTTAGACCTCTGCTCATGTTCTCTTTCTCTTTGTCCTCAATGTGAACTGAACTTAGACCTCGGCTTAATTTTCTGTGAACTTGCTCTGTGCATTTTCTGATTTCAGTgctcatcttcttccttcttcgtTCCTCTTCTTCGCCTGGTCGTCAGCCCAAGTAACCCTCCTTCTTCGCCTGGTTCCCTGCCCAGTAGCCATCCATCTGCGTCGTCTTCATCTTCTCAACACCA contains:
- the LOC112772592 gene encoding uncharacterized protein; its protein translation is MLSEMNKELKGLRCVVSGSGKIAMHVLEKLIAYGALPVSVSDSKGYLVDEDGFDYMKIQFLRYIKAQQRSLRYGGIELWVIKIRGSAFLWHHVRCMVAVLFMIGKGLESPNVIDMLLDTTSIPRKQYTMASDIPLVLQSCEFEDIKFICS